A window of Pectobacterium carotovorum genomic DNA:
GCGAACTCCCGCAGCCGTACGCCACATCGGAAACCTTCGGCTGGGAGCAAAGCCGCGTGCAGGTTCGGTTAAGCTGGTGGCAGAAGCGTAAAACCGGATTACCGATACTGGAAGGTGACGCGCTGGAACGGTTTCGGCAGCAATTACACCGCCCACAGGTCGAAGTGCTGCTGCTGAATCGGGGTGAAACCCACGCGTTTTATAGCGAGCGGGTGGGGTTGATGCTCAGTCAATAAATGTCTCAACAGGCACATTAAAGTAGCGAGAAAAATCCTTAACTTGCTGTAATGTCATGGTTCGCTTACCGTTAATAATCTCAGAGATGACGCTTTGTGTTGCAATTTGCTTTAAGTCTGACTGTTTCAGCCCTCTTTCTTCAATAAAAAAAGCTAAGGCATCAGCCTGACTGACGTGGGGGACATCCCGATTTTTCTTTTCATATTCATAGACTCTGTCTGAGATTAGCTCTGCGAAAGTGGCTGAAATATCATTGACATCAGAAGAGTAGAGGTAAAGTTGATTGATACACTCCATTCTTTCCTGAAGATCGTTATCGTTTTCAATCGGTTCCATACAGGCAGAGAGTAAAACAGACAGACTGTTAAGCTGCTCAGAGGCTTCCTGAAGCAGAAGAGGTAAATTTTCGATGAGCCCACTGATTCCTACAGAACTGTTAGAACCCAGAGATGTATTTCGCATAATTCACCTTTTTGTCTTTGTTTGAGCTTTCCACCACTTATCGTACTCGGCGTGAGAGCACACGTCTTTCACATAATCACAGAGGTTGAGGCTTTTGCGAGCAGTGCCGTAATTGGGGTGTTTATCGGTTAGTTATTTGCAAGAGAAGTGCTGGTTTCGTGCGCTAAGCCAGTTATGTTCTTATGCTACGTCATAGCAAGCGTCTTGCGGCTCATCCTGAAGGCCTCGGCCAGTTCGGCAAAATTTACGCCAGAGGGTGTTCACCAGTTATTTCTATTTTGCCAAAGAAAGATAGGAAGGCATTGCGAGAGGTACCGCATCCCTGCGGTTTGTCCCCGCTGGCGCGGGGAAGTATGACTCAATAGTCCGATTACTCGGTTCATCCCCGCTGGCGCGGGGAACACGGAAGAAGTTTAACATAGTTTAGATAAATAAATTGATTCAATGATCCGTTTACTCTTCCATTTTAATTTCTCTTCGACTATCTTGTGATCGTAGCTTGTCATCGTTAATGGGTTGCCCAAAAAAGCGGTGTTCAGGCACAAGGCACGGAGCACACGCTTAGTTGAGCGATTCGACACCCTTAATCGTAGCGATGTGTGCCGTGGAAATCAAACCACGTTTCAGAAGGAACGTACACATTGATCATTAT
This region includes:
- a CDS encoding helix-turn-helix domain-containing protein, whose product is MRNTSLGSNSSVGISGLIENLPLLLQEASEQLNSLSVLLSACMEPIENDNDLQERMECINQLYLYSSDVNDISATFAELISDRVYEYEKKNRDVPHVSQADALAFFIEERGLKQSDLKQIATQSVISEIINGKRTMTLQQVKDFSRYFNVPVETFID